A genomic window from Cytobacillus suaedae includes:
- a CDS encoding diguanylate cyclase has translation MKKLSLQAKIISIFTIVIILTISTIVLQGSHTLRNAVKETYVSQLKGITTAINGRYEENRSINDVQQTFDYIKHREENVLELNLYTVIEGKHQVAASTERSKLGQDTEQVLAPTFNEGKTMVAHYEEDDVFKVRLVSPLIEDGVVTGAIELLLNNTEDMKLVNQRILFTMFGGLAISIVLLVVLWFIIRRLLVWPLMTLREAALTIQQGKPYEELEMNASQEINEVAHAFNDMVVNLEDRYYKSITDPLTGAFNSAYFKHKLAESIQDSKKTSEPMALLFCDIDNFKKLNDNEGHIYGDKILKEITNLIIDNVRSTDIVCRYGGEEFVVIMPATDSKKAKVIAEHIRTKVSIHGNKSVLTPITISMGIALYPDDTDEENIVHLADQAMYAAKGLGKNRVILASEMNIATNKEYQRKLVDQRWIFNTVLSLTRAVELKDSYTHSHSEMVSRYAATVASSMGLGDEEVHRVSIAGLLHDVGKIGVPDSILNKEGRLTDEEFTIMKTHPVLGYNILANVEELKDILPYVLYHHERPDGRGYPNGLAKDEIPLGARIIGVVDAFHSMTSARPYRKAPLTLEVAISELTKGKGTQFDEEVVETFLTLVDDLYKQSMEMTS, from the coding sequence TTGAAAAAACTAAGTTTACAAGCCAAGATTATATCCATATTTACAATAGTCATCATCCTTACCATTTCAACGATCGTGCTTCAAGGCTCTCATACCCTAAGGAACGCTGTAAAAGAGACGTATGTTAGTCAACTTAAAGGAATTACAACAGCTATTAACGGAAGATATGAAGAAAACAGGTCTATTAACGATGTTCAACAAACCTTCGATTATATTAAACATCGGGAAGAAAACGTCCTTGAATTGAATCTTTATACAGTTATAGAAGGCAAGCATCAAGTAGCAGCTTCAACTGAACGTAGCAAGCTTGGGCAAGATACAGAGCAGGTTTTAGCACCCACTTTTAATGAAGGGAAAACAATGGTTGCTCATTATGAGGAAGATGATGTTTTCAAAGTGAGATTAGTATCACCTTTGATAGAAGATGGAGTAGTGACAGGAGCCATAGAACTACTACTAAATAATACAGAAGATATGAAGCTAGTAAACCAGAGAATTCTCTTTACAATGTTTGGTGGACTAGCAATAAGTATCGTATTATTAGTTGTTTTATGGTTCATCATTAGACGGTTACTAGTATGGCCATTAATGACCCTTAGGGAGGCTGCTCTTACGATTCAACAAGGGAAGCCTTATGAAGAACTTGAAATGAACGCAAGTCAGGAGATTAATGAAGTCGCTCATGCATTTAATGATATGGTTGTTAACTTAGAGGACAGATACTATAAAAGTATAACGGACCCTTTAACAGGTGCCTTTAACAGTGCATATTTCAAGCATAAGTTGGCTGAGTCTATTCAAGATTCTAAAAAAACGAGCGAGCCAATGGCCCTTCTTTTCTGCGATATAGATAATTTTAAGAAATTAAATGATAATGAAGGTCATATTTATGGAGATAAAATTTTAAAGGAAATTACAAATTTAATCATCGATAATGTTCGTTCAACCGATATTGTATGCCGATATGGTGGGGAAGAATTTGTTGTAATCATGCCAGCAACAGACAGTAAAAAGGCAAAAGTGATAGCTGAACATATTCGAACTAAGGTCTCAATTCATGGAAATAAAAGTGTGTTAACGCCAATCACAATAAGTATGGGAATTGCATTATACCCAGATGACACGGATGAAGAAAATATTGTACATCTAGCAGACCAAGCCATGTATGCCGCAAAAGGACTTGGGAAAAATCGAGTCATTTTAGCAAGTGAAATGAATATAGCTACAAATAAAGAGTACCAACGAAAACTTGTGGACCAACGATGGATCTTTAACACCGTCCTTTCATTAACAAGAGCGGTTGAGCTGAAGGACTCGTACACACATAGTCATTCCGAGATGGTTTCCCGTTATGCTGCTACTGTAGCAAGTAGTATGGGCTTGGGAGATGAAGAGGTACACCGTGTTTCTATTGCGGGACTGCTACATGATGTTGGTAAAATTGGGGTCCCTGATTCTATTTTAAATAAAGAAGGGCGTCTTACGGATGAAGAGTTCACTATTATGAAAACACATCCGGTACTTGGTTACAATATTCTAGCAAATGTTGAAGAGTTAAAAGATATTTTGCCTTACGTTCTATATCATCATGAAAGACCAGATGGAAGAGGATATCCTAATGGATTAGCAAAGGATGAAATTCCATTAGGTGCTCGTATAATTGGAGTGGTTGATGCTTTTCATTCGATGACATCTGCAAGACCTTACCGTAAGGCTCCATTAACTCTTGAGGTAGCAATTAGTGAGCTTACCAAAGGGAAAGGCACACAGTTTGATGAAGAAGTTGTAGAAACCTTCCTAACTCTTGTTGATGATTTATATAAACAATCAATGGAAATGACAAGTTAA
- a CDS encoding threonine/serine exporter family protein, with product MIIQLIMSFLASAAFGILFNVPRKSLFQCGFVGMCGWMTYIWLDTYYMDAILSTLIASVLVAIISQFFAKYYKTPIIIFSVSGIIPLVPGGLAYDAMRNFVENDYSVALELAAKAFMISGAIAFGLVFSEVINQVIKRINTSKT from the coding sequence ATGATCATACAACTTATTATGAGTTTTTTAGCTTCGGCTGCTTTTGGAATTCTGTTTAATGTCCCCCGAAAATCCTTATTTCAATGTGGTTTTGTAGGGATGTGTGGCTGGATGACCTATATTTGGTTAGATACATACTATATGGATGCCATACTTTCTACATTAATTGCATCTGTACTGGTGGCAATTATAAGCCAGTTTTTTGCGAAATATTATAAGACACCCATTATCATCTTTAGTGTATCTGGGATTATTCCTTTAGTTCCGGGCGGACTTGCGTACGATGCAATGAGAAACTTTGTTGAAAATGATTACAGTGTAGCCCTTGAATTAGCTGCAAAAGCATTTATGATATCCGGTGCAATTGCATTTGGTCTAGTGTTTTCTGAAGTGATAAATCAGGTGATAAAAAGAATAAATACGAGTAAAACATAG
- a CDS encoding aldo/keto reductase family protein: MNYRILGNSGLKVSELSLGSHLTFGDKLGVNETTSILRKAYELGINYFDTANVYQNGEAERLIGIAMKEIKRDSIVIGTKAYYPTGNSPTEKGLSRKHLFESVHASLKRMNLDYIDIFYCHSYDKETPVSETVRAIDDLTKQGKIRYAGVSNWTAHQLQEVQSIANQSRVARMIVNQCEYSMLNPTIENEILPISKRLGIGAIVFSPLAQGVLTGKYNKGVPQNSRANNPNINKFFGKLHTTENIEKARDLERIAREYELTLAELAILWVLKEPVVASALIGVTSEEQLLHNVQVLHKELPQEAVVKVNQVIYINKD, translated from the coding sequence ATGAACTATAGAATACTAGGCAATTCAGGATTAAAAGTAAGTGAGTTAAGTTTAGGCAGTCACTTAACATTCGGGGATAAGCTTGGAGTAAATGAGACAACTTCAATCCTTCGTAAAGCATATGAATTAGGAATTAATTATTTTGATACGGCCAATGTCTATCAGAATGGTGAAGCCGAGCGCCTTATTGGAATTGCGATGAAAGAAATAAAACGAGATTCAATCGTTATTGGAACAAAAGCTTATTATCCAACAGGAAACAGTCCAACGGAAAAGGGTTTATCTCGTAAGCATCTTTTTGAATCAGTACATGCAAGCCTAAAAAGAATGAACCTTGACTATATTGATATTTTCTACTGCCATTCCTATGATAAGGAAACACCAGTTAGTGAGACAGTAAGGGCAATTGATGATTTAACAAAACAAGGAAAAATAAGATATGCAGGGGTCAGTAATTGGACTGCACATCAGCTTCAGGAAGTACAGAGCATTGCAAATCAAAGTCGAGTAGCTAGAATGATCGTTAATCAATGTGAATACAGTATGTTAAACCCAACGATAGAAAATGAAATTTTACCAATTTCAAAAAGACTGGGTATTGGTGCTATTGTGTTCAGTCCACTAGCACAAGGAGTATTAACTGGGAAATATAACAAGGGTGTTCCTCAAAATAGTCGAGCAAATAATCCAAATATCAATAAATTTTTTGGAAAGCTACATACAACTGAAAATATAGAGAAGGCTCGGGACTTAGAAAGAATTGCTAGAGAATATGAGTTAACCTTGGCAGAACTGGCCATCCTTTGGGTTTTAAAAGAACCCGTGGTAGCAAGTGCTCTTATTGGCGTGACAAGTGAAGAGCAGCTATTACATAATGTCCAAGTTTTACATAAAGAATTGCCACAAGAAGCAGTAGTCAAAGTTAATCAGGTCATATATATAAACAAAGACTAG
- a CDS encoding FAD-dependent oxidoreductase gives MDQTDSKLPQMPEPYWRSSVDLQTFPKLTSDQTVDVAIVGGGITGITAAYKLSKEGVKVALIDAGTILNGTTGHTTAKITSQHGLIYDQFISDFGEENAKLYYESTANSLEFIRETIHENNIECDLTEEDAYIYTNSDEYISKLEKEFAAYQKLGINGELHDSIPLPFLEVKRALSIKNQAQYHPLKYLNHLTKIITDNGGSIYENTTAVDIENGPKPTVITRDGLKINCNYVIVASHFPFNDFTGAYFARMYADRSYILGVTVEEEFPGGMYLSAESPSRSLRYTEMNGEKLILVSGESHKTGQGISTIKHYEALEQFSKEIFKVKEIPYRWSAQDYTTLDKLPYIGHATSIHENILIGTGYFKWGMTNGTTAGLLLSDIVLNRENPYKELFSPQRFNADKSITKFVSINADVAKHLIKGKLENGNKSPEELAAGEGSVVSFNGKRAGAFKNKDGELFVVDTTCTHMGCEVEWNSGDCTWDCPCHGSRFSYEGEVVEGPAKKPLKRIE, from the coding sequence ATGGATCAAACTGATTCAAAGTTACCTCAAATGCCGGAACCTTATTGGAGGTCCTCCGTTGATTTACAAACATTCCCTAAGTTAACATCAGATCAAACTGTTGACGTAGCCATCGTAGGTGGAGGGATCACAGGAATCACGGCAGCATACAAACTTTCTAAAGAGGGAGTAAAAGTTGCCCTTATTGATGCCGGAACTATTTTAAATGGAACAACCGGGCATACAACTGCAAAAATCACCTCTCAACATGGTCTAATCTATGACCAATTCATTAGTGACTTTGGAGAAGAAAATGCCAAATTATATTACGAATCTACTGCGAACTCCCTAGAGTTTATAAGGGAAACGATTCATGAAAATAATATAGAATGTGATTTAACTGAAGAAGATGCTTATATTTATACAAATTCAGATGAATACATAAGTAAATTAGAAAAAGAGTTTGCAGCCTATCAAAAGCTAGGTATCAACGGAGAGTTACACGATAGCATCCCTCTTCCATTTCTAGAGGTAAAAAGAGCATTATCGATTAAAAACCAAGCGCAATATCATCCATTAAAATATTTGAACCACTTAACGAAGATCATAACAGACAATGGTGGAAGCATTTATGAAAATACAACTGCGGTTGATATTGAAAATGGACCAAAACCTACTGTCATAACTAGAGATGGATTAAAAATAAATTGTAACTATGTTATTGTAGCTTCCCATTTCCCTTTCAATGATTTTACTGGTGCTTACTTTGCAAGAATGTATGCTGACCGATCCTATATTTTAGGTGTAACAGTAGAGGAGGAATTCCCTGGTGGTATGTACTTGAGTGCTGAGAGTCCAAGTAGATCCCTTCGCTATACAGAAATGAATGGTGAAAAACTTATTTTAGTTAGTGGCGAAAGTCATAAAACTGGCCAAGGAATCAGCACCATAAAACACTATGAGGCACTCGAACAGTTTTCAAAGGAAATATTCAAGGTAAAAGAGATTCCTTATCGTTGGTCAGCACAAGACTATACTACATTAGATAAGCTACCATATATCGGACATGCTACTTCTATTCATGAAAATATATTAATTGGAACAGGTTATTTTAAATGGGGAATGACAAATGGCACAACAGCTGGTTTATTATTAAGTGACATTGTGCTAAACCGAGAAAATCCATATAAAGAGCTCTTTTCGCCACAACGTTTTAATGCTGATAAAAGCATTACGAAGTTTGTCTCAATTAATGCAGATGTAGCAAAGCATTTAATTAAAGGAAAATTAGAAAATGGAAACAAGAGTCCAGAAGAATTAGCAGCTGGGGAAGGTTCTGTCGTTTCTTTCAACGGAAAAAGAGCAGGAGCTTTTAAAAATAAGGATGGAGAGTTATTTGTGGTAGATACCACTTGTACTCACATGGGCTGTGAGGTTGAATGGAACAGTGGAGACTGTACGTGGGACTGCCCATGTCACGGTTCGCGATTCTCTTATGAAGGAGAAGTGGTTGAAGGTCCTGCTAAGAAACCACTGAAACGAATCGAATAA
- a CDS encoding threonine/serine exporter family protein: MDTKPNQTYEVLEVCLLAGKLMLQNGAETYRVEDTMTRIASSYGMDQSHSYVTPTGIIFSMTGLEPTKLIRISERSTDLYKVTRVNSISRKISTGEITLEQALEKLKEIEVSNFAFPLWVQILAAAIASGCFLIMFQGGWSDFLPAFITGGLGFTTLFYVHYFVRIKFFAEFTASSLIGILALGFVTLGVGSEIDKIIIGSVMPLVPGLLITNAVRDLIAGHLVSGLSKGAEAFLTAFAIGTGIAVILALGV; encoded by the coding sequence ATGGATACAAAACCAAATCAAACCTATGAAGTGCTTGAGGTGTGTTTACTAGCAGGTAAATTAATGTTGCAAAACGGAGCTGAAACATATCGAGTTGAAGATACGATGACCCGAATTGCTTCTTCTTATGGAATGGACCAATCTCATAGCTATGTAACACCGACAGGAATCATTTTTTCTATGACCGGGCTTGAGCCCACAAAATTAATTAGAATTTCGGAACGTTCTACAGACCTATATAAAGTCACGCGAGTTAATAGCATTTCTAGAAAAATAAGTACGGGTGAAATCACTTTAGAACAAGCATTAGAAAAACTTAAAGAAATTGAAGTAAGCAACTTTGCCTTTCCGCTTTGGGTTCAGATTCTTGCAGCTGCTATAGCTAGTGGTTGTTTTCTAATCATGTTTCAAGGTGGATGGTCAGATTTCTTACCAGCCTTTATTACAGGTGGACTAGGTTTCACAACCCTATTCTATGTCCATTACTTTGTTAGAATAAAGTTCTTTGCCGAATTTACTGCGTCGAGCTTAATCGGCATTTTAGCCTTGGGGTTTGTGACGCTTGGAGTTGGAAGTGAGATAGATAAAATCATTATTGGATCTGTTATGCCACTTGTGCCGGGTTTGTTAATTACAAATGCAGTTCGAGATTTGATTGCAGGTCACTTAGTATCTGGATTGTCTAAGGGAGCCGAGGCCTTTTTAACAGCATTTGCGATCGGAACAGGCATCGCGGTTATATTGGCTTTAGGAGTGTGA
- a CDS encoding VOC family protein: protein MWKRIECVAIYTEDIEASVEFYQQMGLTKTWDTFQDDTQHNRLVGLTYPEGGSQLVLKNNPNLHFIEIEIMVDDVVEIYNRLSEMNKQITWIRKPFNNLLGGHVAVMQAPDQNVFVLVGK, encoded by the coding sequence ATGTGGAAAAGAATTGAGTGTGTGGCAATTTATACCGAAGATATAGAGGCCTCAGTTGAATTTTATCAACAAATGGGGCTTACAAAAACATGGGATACCTTTCAAGATGATACTCAGCACAATAGACTTGTGGGGTTAACCTATCCTGAAGGTGGTTCACAGCTTGTACTAAAAAATAATCCCAATCTACACTTTATAGAAATTGAGATTATGGTTGATGATGTTGTTGAGATTTATAACAGATTGAGTGAAATGAATAAGCAAATCACCTGGATTCGTAAGCCTTTTAATAACCTTTTAGGAGGCCATGTCGCAGTTATGCAAGCACCTGATCAAAATGTGTTTGTATTAGTAGGAAAATAG
- a CDS encoding WHG domain-containing protein: MSPRVGLDVTTIMNTAIDIANTEGLESVTLAALAKKLNIKTPSLYNHIEGLTDLREKIAVYGLELLYQEMADAAIGKSGDVAIRGIGMAYISFARNHPGLYEATLKAPDTNVELQKAAGRIVELTSRIFKAYNLEDVSVIHAVRGFRSILHGFASLEQKGGFGMPVDVDKSLQLLIDTFLAGIETMRKG; encoded by the coding sequence ATGTCACCAAGAGTTGGTTTGGACGTAACTACAATCATGAACACCGCAATCGATATTGCAAACACAGAAGGCTTAGAATCAGTTACCTTAGCTGCACTAGCAAAAAAGTTAAATATTAAAACACCGTCATTATATAACCATATTGAAGGCTTAACGGATTTGCGTGAAAAGATTGCTGTATATGGATTAGAGCTACTTTATCAGGAGATGGCGGATGCAGCCATAGGAAAATCAGGTGATGTTGCGATTAGGGGCATTGGGATGGCATATATATCTTTTGCAAGAAACCACCCTGGTTTATATGAAGCAACCTTAAAAGCTCCAGATACAAATGTGGAACTTCAAAAAGCGGCTGGCCGTATTGTGGAACTAACAAGTAGAATATTTAAAGCATATAACTTAGAGGATGTGTCCGTCATTCATGCAGTCCGTGGATTTCGAAGTATTTTACATGGATTTGCTTCCCTTGAGCAAAAAGGAGGATTTGGGATGCCGGTAGACGTGGATAAAAGTCTGCAGTTGCTGATTGATACCTTTCTTGCAGGAATTGAGACCATGAGAAAAGGGTAG
- a CDS encoding alpha-glucosidase produces the protein MTKYWWKEATAYQIYPRSFMDSNGDGIGDLKGVTQKLDYIKDLGIDVIWICPMYKSPNDDNGYDISDYQDIMDEFGTMEDFNELLDEVHKRGMKLILDLVINHTSDEHPWFIESRSSKDNPKRDWYIWRDGKDGKEPNNWESIFSGPAWKYDDETDQYFMHIFSTRQPDLNWENKEVREALYDMVNWWLDKGIDGFRVDAISHIKKEPGLPDMPNPKGLDVVPCFDYMMNVEGIDEFLTEFSQKTIKNYDVMTVGEANGVSLEDADKWVGEKEGYFNMIFQFEHLGLWDKGTDQAVDVVGLKKTLEKWQVGLEGRGWNALFLENHDQPRSVSTWGSDSTYWKESAKMLGALYFLMKGTPFIYQGQEIGMTNVSFPNIEDYNDVGMINYYHIETKKGRSHEEVMEIIQKRGRDNSRTPMQWNSSNNGGFTNSDKTWIGVNPNYETINVEEQLKDNTSILAFYKEMIRLRKEQEVFKYGTFDLVMKSHPSVFAYTRTLENKKALVICNFSEYKNVFEVPENLTFNQAEVLLTNYEVANSDLDEFILKPYEARVYLLK, from the coding sequence TTGACAAAGTACTGGTGGAAAGAAGCTACTGCATATCAAATTTATCCACGTAGCTTTATGGATTCTAATGGAGATGGTATCGGAGATTTAAAAGGTGTAACTCAAAAGTTAGATTACATAAAGGATCTTGGAATTGACGTTATTTGGATTTGTCCAATGTACAAATCGCCTAATGATGATAACGGTTACGATATTAGTGACTATCAAGACATTATGGATGAGTTTGGGACAATGGAAGATTTCAATGAACTATTAGATGAAGTTCACAAACGTGGAATGAAACTAATCCTAGACCTTGTTATTAACCATACGAGTGATGAACATCCCTGGTTTATTGAGTCGCGTTCTTCTAAGGATAATCCAAAACGTGATTGGTATATTTGGAGAGATGGTAAAGATGGCAAAGAGCCAAACAACTGGGAATCCATTTTTAGTGGTCCTGCTTGGAAGTACGATGATGAGACAGACCAATACTTCATGCATATCTTCTCAACTCGTCAACCTGACTTAAACTGGGAAAACAAAGAAGTTCGTGAAGCACTTTATGACATGGTCAACTGGTGGTTAGATAAAGGAATTGATGGATTTAGGGTAGATGCTATTTCTCACATCAAAAAAGAGCCAGGTCTTCCTGATATGCCGAATCCAAAAGGTTTAGATGTCGTTCCTTGCTTCGACTATATGATGAACGTAGAAGGAATTGATGAATTCTTAACAGAGTTTTCACAAAAAACCATTAAAAACTATGATGTGATGACTGTTGGTGAAGCAAATGGAGTAAGTCTAGAAGATGCAGACAAATGGGTGGGAGAAAAAGAAGGTTACTTTAATATGATCTTTCAGTTTGAACACCTAGGGCTTTGGGATAAAGGAACAGACCAAGCGGTAGACGTGGTTGGGTTAAAGAAGACATTAGAAAAATGGCAAGTTGGTTTAGAAGGTAGAGGCTGGAATGCTTTGTTCTTAGAAAACCATGATCAACCACGAAGTGTCTCTACATGGGGTTCTGATAGCACATACTGGAAAGAAAGTGCTAAAATGCTGGGTGCTTTATATTTCTTGATGAAGGGTACACCATTTATTTATCAAGGTCAGGAAATTGGTATGACGAATGTGTCTTTCCCGAACATCGAAGATTATAATGATGTTGGAATGATTAATTACTATCACATTGAGACAAAAAAAGGACGTTCTCATGAAGAAGTGATGGAAATTATTCAGAAGAGGGGTCGAGATAATTCTCGTACGCCTATGCAATGGAACAGTTCAAACAATGGTGGTTTCACTAATTCGGATAAAACTTGGATAGGTGTTAACCCGAACTATGAAACGATTAATGTTGAGGAACAACTAAAGGACAACACTTCGATATTAGCATTTTATAAAGAAATGATTAGGCTAAGAAAAGAACAAGAAGTATTTAAATACGGCACCTTTGACCTTGTGATGAAAAGTCATCCGTCGGTATTTGCGTATACACGTACTTTGGAAAATAAAAAAGCTTTAGTAATATGTAATTTCAGCGAATATAAGAATGTATTTGAAGTACCAGAAAACCTAACATTTAATCAGGCAGAAGTACTTTTAACAAACTATGAAGTAGCAAATTCAGACCTAGATGAATTTATACTAAAGCCATATGAAGCAAGAGTATATTTGTTGAAGTAA
- a CDS encoding DEAD/DEAH box helicase gives MQGFLELGIRKELDRVLKKNGILEPTSIQEQAIPEVLQGKDVIAQAQTGTGKTLAFILPILEKVNPANKEVQALIVTPTRELALQITAEVNKLLEKMEDIHILAVYGGQDVDRQVKKLTRGIQIVIATPGRLLDHIRRETVDLSTVSTLVLDEADQMLHMGFLPEVEEIIYETLSTRQTLLFSATMPDQVKSLAKRYMKDPVDIKVKAKQLTVTGIKQLVVETTDRAKQAALFKLLDEYQPFLAIIFCRTKRRAGKLNEAMKANGYNSDELHGDLSQAKREHVMKRFREAQMQFLVATDVAARGLDVTGVTHVFNYDIPEDVESYIHRIGRTGRAGEEGVAVTFVAPKDRNYLTMIEKEIKITLEKQSVELSNGRLSNETRDEFESRGSNPEGDRKRSFNRQTGDRQKKSTRPGRPNSREAGRDRRSGRASSESSPKTSRMDYQRADGDSSRTESKRPESGRSSRAESKRPDSGRSSRAEPKRPDSGRSSRTESKRPDSGRNSRTGSRSQSVMGRSARGKSSGQSGAQGRGRSRSK, from the coding sequence ATGCAAGGTTTTTTAGAATTAGGTATTAGGAAAGAGTTAGATCGTGTATTAAAGAAGAATGGGATTTTGGAGCCAACTTCGATTCAGGAGCAAGCGATTCCGGAGGTGCTTCAAGGTAAGGACGTAATTGCGCAAGCACAAACAGGGACAGGTAAAACATTGGCGTTTATTTTACCTATTTTAGAGAAGGTAAATCCAGCAAACAAAGAGGTTCAGGCTCTAATCGTTACTCCGACAAGAGAACTTGCTCTGCAGATAACAGCTGAAGTGAATAAGTTATTGGAAAAAATGGAGGACATACATATTCTTGCGGTGTATGGTGGTCAAGATGTGGATCGCCAGGTGAAAAAACTAACTAGAGGGATTCAAATTGTCATTGCAACTCCTGGTAGACTTTTAGATCATATACGTAGAGAGACAGTGGATTTATCTACTGTGTCGACACTTGTATTAGATGAAGCAGATCAAATGCTACATATGGGCTTTTTACCTGAGGTCGAAGAGATTATTTATGAAACTCTATCAACGAGACAAACTCTTTTATTCTCCGCAACAATGCCTGACCAAGTTAAGTCACTTGCAAAACGATATATGAAAGATCCGGTAGATATAAAAGTGAAGGCAAAACAGTTAACGGTAACTGGTATTAAGCAGCTAGTGGTTGAAACTACCGATCGTGCAAAGCAGGCCGCACTCTTTAAGCTGTTAGATGAATATCAGCCGTTTTTAGCGATTATTTTCTGTCGTACAAAAAGAAGAGCTGGTAAGTTAAATGAAGCCATGAAGGCTAATGGTTATAATTCTGATGAATTACATGGCGATCTTTCACAGGCAAAGCGTGAGCATGTAATGAAGCGTTTTAGAGAAGCGCAAATGCAGTTTTTAGTTGCAACCGATGTTGCTGCACGTGGCTTAGACGTGACAGGAGTTACACATGTATTTAATTACGATATTCCAGAAGATGTTGAAAGCTACATTCATCGAATTGGCCGTACCGGTAGAGCGGGTGAAGAGGGCGTAGCGGTTACGTTTGTGGCACCTAAGGACCGAAATTATTTAACAATGATTGAAAAAGAAATTAAAATCACTCTCGAAAAGCAAAGTGTAGAATTATCTAATGGACGTCTCTCAAATGAAACTAGAGATGAATTTGAGAGTAGAGGGAGTAACCCAGAGGGAGATAGAAAGCGGTCATTCAATAGACAAACTGGTGATAGGCAGAAAAAATCAACCAGACCGGGCAGACCTAACTCTAGGGAAGCAGGAAGGGATAGAAGATCTGGGCGAGCATCATCAGAAAGTAGTCCAAAAACTTCAAGAATGGATTATCAAAGAGCAGACGGAGATAGTTCTAGAACAGAGTCAAAAAGACCAGAAAGTGGAAGAAGTTCAAGAGCAGAGTCAAAAAGACCAGACAGTGGAAGAAGTTCGAGAGCCGAGCCAAAAAGACCAGACAGTGGAAGAAGCTCTAGAACAGAGTCAAAAAGACCAGACAGTGGAAGAAATTCAAGAACAGGGTCACGAAGCCAATCGGTTATGGGACGTTCAGCTAGAGGCAAGTCTTCAGGGCAGAGTGGAGCTCAGGGGCGGGGACGTTCACGCTCGAAATAG
- a CDS encoding MBL fold metallo-hydrolase produces MKITREKSVYQLAFMPNFFPVNCYLIEEDNGLTLIDAALPYSKNAILKAALQIGKPITKILLTHAHGDHVGALDELKNSLPDVPVLISKRDSRLLAGDVSLDADEPKTPIRGGIPKNIKTKPDILINDGDCIGSLVAITTPGHTPGSMSFLDTRSNVIIAGDAFQTKGGFAVSGQLQPFFPFPAMATWNKELALASAKKIKELNPSVLAIGHGKMIYLTTGNEMDMAINKAEANVGRK; encoded by the coding sequence ATGAAAATAACACGTGAAAAGTCGGTTTATCAATTAGCGTTCATGCCAAACTTTTTTCCTGTGAATTGTTATTTGATTGAGGAGGATAATGGTTTAACCTTAATAGATGCGGCCTTACCTTATAGCAAAAATGCTATTCTGAAAGCAGCATTACAAATTGGGAAACCGATCACAAAAATCTTGCTCACTCATGCTCATGGAGATCATGTCGGTGCCTTAGATGAGTTAAAAAATAGTCTTCCAGATGTACCAGTTTTAATATCCAAAAGAGATTCCAGACTTCTAGCTGGTGATGTTTCACTAGATGCCGATGAGCCGAAAACACCAATACGTGGTGGAATTCCAAAAAACATTAAAACGAAACCAGACATCCTTATTAACGATGGAGATTGTATTGGCTCTTTAGTTGCTATCACAACTCCTGGCCATACCCCAGGTTCAATGTCTTTTCTAGATACAAGAAGTAATGTAATCATTGCTGGTGATGCTTTTCAAACAAAGGGAGGGTTTGCTGTTTCAGGTCAATTACAGCCTTTCTTTCCTTTCCCAGCAATGGCAACATGGAATAAAGAGCTTGCATTAGCTAGCGCAAAAAAAATTAAGGAACTTAATCCCTCAGTCCTTGCCATTGGTCATGGTAAAATGATCTACTTAACAACAGGAAATGAAATGGATATGGCCATTAACAAAGCAGAAGCAAACGTAGGAAGGAAGTAA